The genomic stretch TCGGGGTCGGATTCGACCTCGGGGACCTCGTCGAGCGTCTCGAAGTAGTCGAGGACCTCGGCGAACTGCGCGGCGAACGCCTCGACCTCGTCCTCGGCGAGATCGACCCGCGCGAGGCCAGCGACGTGGCGGACCGCGGCCGGGTCGACGCTCCCGTTGCTCATATCCA from Halococcus saccharolyticus DSM 5350 encodes the following:
- the gatC gene encoding Asp-tRNA(Asn)/Glu-tRNA(Gln) amidotransferase subunit GatC encodes the protein MSNGSVDPAAVRHVAGLARVDLAEDEVEAFAAQFAEVLDYFETLDEVPEVESDPDLANVLRTDEVRAGLTQDEALRNAPDTEDGYFEGPPVG